From Aquipuribacter nitratireducens, a single genomic window includes:
- a CDS encoding DUF4032 domain-containing protein, translated as MCAVSTALEITSTTPESGLLDLPWEVPLEEWPEERIAALPRGISRHVVRFVRLGGRVYAIKEINEPIARREYQMLRNLRRLQVPSVEPAAVVSGRVSADGEPLEAALITRHLQFSLPYRALFSQTLRPDTATRLIDALAVLLVRLHLQGFYWGDVSLSNTLFRRDAGEFAAYLVDAETGELYPQLSAGQRSYDVDLARVNIAGEMFDLQAGELLDEDFDPIAASDRIVDRYTSLWAELTDEEEFDRVERWRVDARIRRLNELGFDVGELALTTDFTGTTVHIQPKVVDAGHHTRRLLRLTGLDVEENQARRLLNDMDSFAAANDMQGEEEEIVAHTWLTTVFEPVTRAVPPQLRGKLEPAEVFHEVLQHRWYLSEAAGHDVGLDEAIRHYMTDELVHRRDEKAVLGGVDTEPIPIVTEY; from the coding sequence ATGTGCGCCGTGAGCACCGCCCTCGAGATCACGTCGACCACCCCGGAGAGCGGGCTGCTCGACCTGCCGTGGGAGGTGCCGCTCGAGGAGTGGCCGGAGGAGCGGATCGCCGCCCTCCCCCGCGGCATCAGCCGGCACGTCGTGCGCTTCGTCCGCCTCGGCGGTCGCGTGTACGCGATCAAGGAGATCAACGAGCCCATCGCGCGGCGCGAGTACCAGATGCTGCGCAACCTCCGCCGGCTGCAGGTGCCCTCGGTCGAGCCCGCCGCGGTCGTGTCGGGTCGCGTGTCCGCCGACGGCGAGCCGCTCGAGGCGGCGCTCATCACCCGGCACCTGCAGTTCTCGCTGCCGTACCGGGCGCTGTTCAGCCAGACCCTGCGCCCGGACACGGCCACCCGCCTCATCGACGCGCTCGCCGTCCTGCTCGTGCGCCTTCACCTCCAGGGCTTCTACTGGGGCGACGTCTCCCTGTCGAACACCCTCTTCCGCCGCGACGCCGGCGAGTTCGCCGCGTACCTCGTCGACGCCGAGACCGGCGAGCTCTACCCGCAGCTGTCCGCGGGGCAGAGGAGCTACGACGTCGACCTCGCGCGCGTCAACATCGCCGGGGAGATGTTCGACCTGCAGGCGGGAGAGCTCCTCGACGAGGACTTCGACCCCATCGCGGCCAGCGACCGCATCGTCGACCGCTACACGTCCCTGTGGGCCGAGCTCACGGACGAGGAGGAGTTCGACCGCGTCGAGCGCTGGCGCGTCGACGCCCGCATCCGCCGGCTCAACGAGCTCGGCTTCGACGTCGGCGAGCTCGCCCTCACGACCGACTTCACCGGCACGACGGTCCACATCCAGCCGAAGGTCGTCGACGCCGGGCACCACACGCGCCGGCTGCTCCGGCTCACGGGCCTCGACGTGGAGGAGAACCAGGCCCGCCGCCTCCTCAACGACATGGACTCCTTCGCCGCGGCCAACGACATGCAGGGCGAGGAGGAGGAGATCGTCGCCCACACGTGGCTGACGACGGTCTTCGAGCCCGTGACGCGCGCCGTGCCCCCGCAGCTGCGCGGCAAGCTCGAGCCCGCCGAGGTCTTCCACGAGGTGCTCCAGCACCGCTGGTACCTGTCGGAGGCCGCCGGGCACGACGTCGGCCTGGACGAGGCGATCCGGCACTACATGACGGACGAGCTCGTGCACCGCCGCGACGAGAAGGCCGTGCTCGGCGGGGTCGACACCGAGCCGATCCCGATCGTCACCGAGTACTGA
- a CDS encoding arsenate reductase ArsC — translation MTETLQALHQRAGIELDQQLALRTAATRLAEDFVGVYGAETIERFLVTSYDQLAGPATVTRYLPLIAERFARQRLRALARIEGRHDDGVPTVLFLCVHNAGRSQMALGFFQHLAGERAIAWSGGSEPGSRVNPAAVEAMRERGIDISHEFPKPWTEETVRAADVVVSMGCGDACPIFPGTRYEDWVLEDPAGKGVDEVRPVRDEIERRVRHLLDELGVPAT, via the coding sequence ATGACCGAGACCCTCCAGGCCCTCCACCAGCGGGCCGGCATCGAGCTCGACCAGCAGCTCGCGCTGCGGACCGCCGCGACCCGCCTCGCCGAGGACTTCGTCGGCGTCTACGGCGCGGAGACCATCGAGCGGTTCCTCGTGACGAGCTACGACCAGCTCGCCGGCCCCGCCACCGTCACCCGCTACCTCCCGCTCATCGCCGAGCGGTTCGCCCGCCAGCGCCTGCGCGCCCTCGCGAGGATCGAGGGCCGGCACGACGACGGCGTGCCGACGGTGCTGTTCCTCTGCGTCCACAACGCGGGGCGCTCGCAGATGGCACTCGGCTTCTTCCAGCACCTCGCCGGCGAGCGGGCGATCGCGTGGTCCGGTGGCTCCGAACCGGGGTCCCGGGTCAACCCGGCCGCGGTCGAGGCGATGCGCGAGCGCGGGATCGACATCTCGCACGAGTTCCCCAAGCCCTGGACCGAGGAGACCGTCCGCGCGGCCGACGTCGTCGTCAGCATGGGCTGCGGTGACGCCTGCCCGATCTTCCCCGGCACACGGTACGAGGACTGGGTCCTCGAGGACCCCGCCGGCAAGGGCGTCGACGAGGTCCGTCCGGTCCGCGACGAGATCGAGCGGCGCGTCCGGCACCTGCTCGACGAGCTCGGCGTGCCCGCGACCTGA
- a CDS encoding ArsR family transcriptional regulator: protein MERRHDLARRARVHAALADETRLQVVDLLAVGDLAPGELAGTLGVTSNLLAHHLKVLEVAGVVARRRSEGDARRTYVTLLADAAEPGVRPAPRVVFVCTHSSARSHLAAVALSRAVGVPTASAGTEPAAEVHPGAVAVAARHGLDLGGRTPAHVDDVLREGDLVVAVCDSAYESSLAAARPVDLHWSVPDPVRTGDEAAFEGAFADISARVDRLGRALTGSRRRPTRSTSP from the coding sequence GTGGAACGGCGTCACGACCTCGCCCGCCGGGCCAGGGTGCACGCCGCGCTCGCCGACGAGACCCGGTTGCAGGTCGTCGACCTCCTCGCCGTGGGTGACCTCGCCCCCGGCGAGCTGGCAGGCACGCTCGGGGTCACGTCCAACCTCCTCGCCCACCACCTCAAGGTCCTCGAGGTCGCCGGCGTCGTCGCGCGCCGTCGCTCGGAGGGCGACGCGCGCCGCACCTACGTCACCCTGCTCGCCGACGCCGCCGAGCCGGGCGTCCGTCCCGCCCCCCGGGTCGTCTTCGTCTGCACCCACAGCTCCGCGCGCTCCCACCTCGCCGCGGTGGCCCTCAGCCGCGCGGTCGGCGTACCCACCGCCAGCGCCGGCACCGAGCCCGCCGCGGAGGTGCACCCGGGAGCGGTCGCCGTCGCGGCACGTCACGGGCTCGACCTGGGCGGTCGCACGCCCGCCCACGTCGACGACGTCCTGCGTGAGGGGGACCTCGTCGTGGCCGTCTGCGACAGCGCCTACGAGTCGTCGCTCGCCGCCGCCCGCCCCGTCGACCTCCACTGGTCGGTACCGGACCCCGTCCGCACCGGCGACGAGGCGGCATTCGAAGGCGCCTTCGCCGACATCAGCGCCCGGGTCGACCGGCTCGGGCGCGCCCTCACCGGGTCCCGCCGTCGACCCACAAGGAGCACCTCGCCATGA
- the rlmB gene encoding 23S rRNA (guanosine(2251)-2'-O)-methyltransferase RlmB, translated as MAGNSKRRGAVRKGGKGPTVGSGGNRRRALEGKGPTPKAEDRVSHPAHDRKVARERAAAKAERDARSRAGMRKGGSARPGARSSARPGAAGQRRRAGTGAEYVAGRNSVVEALRAGVPATGLYLQDTVESDARVREAVRAASDAGMPVLPVAKHDLDRLTDGAVHQGVALQIPPYAYADPADLLHGRRRDDVLVVALDGITDPRNLGAVVRSAGAFGAAGVVVPSRRSVGMTAGAWKSSAGAAVRVPVARAGNLTRTLQDYQKAGLMVVGLDAHGEVDLPELDVSGTGVVLVVGAEGEGLSRLVRETCDVVVSIPMAAATESLNAGVAAGIVLYAVAQQR; from the coding sequence ATGGCAGGCAACTCCAAGCGCCGCGGCGCGGTCCGCAAGGGCGGCAAGGGACCGACCGTCGGCAGCGGCGGCAACCGCCGGCGGGCGCTCGAGGGCAAGGGCCCGACGCCGAAGGCGGAGGACCGCGTCTCCCACCCCGCGCACGACCGCAAGGTCGCCCGCGAGCGCGCCGCGGCCAAGGCCGAGCGCGATGCGCGGTCGCGGGCGGGCATGCGCAAGGGCGGCTCCGCCCGACCGGGCGCGCGGTCGTCCGCCCGGCCCGGCGCCGCCGGCCAGCGACGGCGTGCCGGGACCGGCGCGGAGTACGTCGCGGGCCGCAACTCCGTGGTGGAGGCCCTGCGGGCGGGCGTACCCGCCACCGGGCTCTACCTGCAGGACACCGTCGAGTCCGACGCGCGCGTCAGGGAGGCGGTGCGGGCGGCGTCCGACGCCGGCATGCCCGTCCTGCCGGTCGCCAAGCACGACCTCGACCGGCTCACCGACGGCGCCGTCCACCAGGGGGTCGCGCTCCAGATCCCGCCGTACGCCTACGCCGACCCCGCCGACCTGCTCCACGGCCGGCGCCGCGACGACGTCCTCGTCGTCGCGCTCGACGGCATCACCGACCCCCGGAACCTCGGGGCCGTCGTCCGCTCGGCGGGGGCCTTCGGCGCCGCCGGGGTCGTCGTGCCGTCGCGGCGCAGCGTCGGCATGACGGCGGGGGCGTGGAAGTCGAGCGCGGGTGCGGCGGTCCGGGTGCCGGTCGCCCGCGCGGGCAACCTCACCCGGACGCTGCAGGACTACCAGAAGGCGGGCCTCATGGTCGTCGGCCTCGACGCGCACGGCGAGGTCGACCTGCCGGAGCTCGACGTGAGCGGCACCGGGGTCGTGCTCGTCGTCGGTGCCGAGGGGGAGGGGCTCTCGCGCCTCGTCCGCGAGACGTGCGACGTCGTCGTGTCGATCCCGATGGCCGCGGCGACGGAGTCGCTCAACGCCGGCGTCGCCGCCGGGATCGTGCTCTACGCGGTGGCCCAGCAGCGCTGA
- the cysS gene encoding cysteine--tRNA ligase: MPDPGLRLHDSLARETAPLRPVREGHVGIYVCGATPQMSPHIGHMRAQVVYDVLRRWLVHSGYEVTLVRNVTDIDDKILTKAAEAGRPWWAHAYRYEREFTEAYAALRVLPPTYEPRATGHVTEMVALMERLVAAGHAYHVDGTADVYFDVRSFADYGRLTRQSLAELEPAGDTDPELAGRKRDPRDFALWKSAKDSEPATASWDTPFGRGRPGWHLECSAMATRYLGAEFDVHGGGLDLRFPHHENEIAQSNAAGDPFARVWLHSALLTTAGEKMSKSLGNSLGVAHLLREHRPEVLRYYLVSAHYRSNLELAPASLDEAAAAWGRIAGFLERAEAATGAIGDDGLVCAEFTAAMDDDLGVPQALAALHGVVREGNAALDAGDVSAASGAAGSVATMCRVLGIEPEEGTGDGGAATRALDALVRAELDARTRARADRDWASADAVRDRLAAAGIVVEDTPQGPRWTVAATPPRDAPTSEAARTPTGAP, encoded by the coding sequence GTGCCCGACCCCGGCCTGCGCCTGCACGACAGCCTCGCCCGCGAGACCGCCCCCCTGCGGCCGGTCCGGGAGGGCCACGTCGGCATCTACGTGTGCGGGGCGACGCCGCAGATGAGCCCGCACATCGGGCACATGCGCGCGCAGGTCGTCTACGACGTGCTGCGGCGCTGGCTCGTGCACTCCGGCTACGAGGTGACGCTGGTCCGCAACGTCACCGACATCGACGACAAGATCCTCACCAAGGCCGCCGAGGCCGGTCGGCCGTGGTGGGCGCACGCGTACCGCTACGAACGGGAGTTCACCGAGGCGTACGCCGCCCTGCGGGTGCTGCCCCCCACCTACGAGCCCCGGGCGACCGGTCACGTGACGGAGATGGTCGCCCTGATGGAGCGGCTCGTCGCCGCCGGCCACGCGTACCACGTCGACGGCACGGCCGACGTGTACTTCGACGTCCGCTCCTTCGCCGACTACGGCCGGCTCACCCGGCAGTCCCTCGCCGAGCTCGAGCCCGCCGGCGACACCGACCCCGAGCTCGCCGGTCGCAAGCGCGACCCCCGCGACTTCGCGCTGTGGAAGTCCGCGAAGGACTCCGAGCCCGCCACCGCGTCGTGGGACACCCCCTTCGGCCGGGGCCGACCGGGGTGGCACCTCGAGTGCTCCGCCATGGCGACCCGGTACCTCGGGGCCGAGTTCGACGTCCACGGCGGCGGTCTCGACCTCCGCTTCCCCCACCACGAGAACGAGATCGCCCAGTCGAACGCGGCCGGGGACCCGTTCGCCCGCGTGTGGCTGCACTCGGCGCTGCTCACGACGGCCGGGGAGAAGATGAGCAAGAGCCTCGGCAACTCGCTCGGTGTCGCCCACCTGCTCCGGGAGCACCGGCCCGAGGTGCTGCGCTACTACCTCGTGTCGGCGCACTACCGCAGCAACCTCGAGCTCGCGCCCGCCTCGCTCGACGAGGCCGCTGCCGCGTGGGGGCGGATCGCGGGCTTCCTCGAGCGGGCCGAGGCCGCCACGGGCGCCATCGGCGACGACGGCCTCGTGTGCGCGGAGTTCACCGCCGCCATGGACGACGACCTCGGCGTGCCGCAGGCGCTCGCCGCCCTCCACGGGGTGGTGCGGGAGGGAAACGCCGCTCTCGACGCAGGTGATGTCTCGGCCGCCTCGGGCGCAGCAGGCAGCGTCGCCACGATGTGTCGCGTGCTCGGGATCGAACCTGAGGAAGGCACTGGCGACGGCGGGGCGGCGACCCGCGCGCTCGACGCCCTCGTCCGGGCCGAGCTCGACGCGCGCACCCGCGCGCGCGCGGACCGGGACTGGGCGTCCGCCGACGCCGTCCGCGACCGGCTCGCCGCGGCGGGCATCGTCGTGGAGGACACGCCCCAGGGGCCGCGGTGGACCGTCGCCGCCACGCCGCCCCGCGACGCACCCACCTCCGAGGCCGCCCGCACCCCGACAGGAGCCCCCTGA
- a CDS encoding PstS family phosphate ABC transporter substrate-binding protein, which yields MPARRRDRRAVTVRVTALVVSAALALAACADDLPATQGLTGDVAVAGSSSLTPLVRAGVAEYTTEVEPGVQVRLATTGTGAGVARLCAGEVDVAMTSRPLTGEERAACEAAGVTPERLVLANDAVVVVVPSRNEAVRCLTSAELRRLWSADGGGTGQPARTWQDVRDDLPATTLVPFAPGPASGTGDVFVEAVLEGAPQREDAARSEDDAVIVDGVAASPGGVGYVPLAYAAGSDDVRAVALDTGAGCVAPDAGAVADGTYPLARELAVVVDGSTWREERVVRGLVEHLVRRADDLARQVGDVPRSPAQRTAALAPLQGRDATGPAPSPP from the coding sequence GTGCCCGCCCGCCGCCGCGACCGCAGGGCCGTCACCGTCCGGGTGACGGCCCTCGTCGTGTCCGCGGCGCTCGCTCTGGCCGCGTGCGCCGACGACCTCCCGGCGACCCAGGGCCTCACCGGCGACGTCGCCGTGGCCGGGTCCTCCTCGCTCACCCCGCTCGTGCGGGCCGGGGTCGCGGAGTACACGACCGAGGTCGAGCCCGGCGTGCAGGTCCGGCTCGCGACGACCGGCACGGGCGCCGGGGTCGCGCGGCTGTGCGCCGGCGAGGTCGACGTCGCCATGACGTCGCGTCCGCTCACCGGAGAGGAGCGGGCCGCGTGCGAGGCCGCGGGCGTGACGCCGGAGCGGCTCGTGCTGGCGAACGACGCCGTCGTCGTCGTCGTCCCCTCCCGCAACGAGGCGGTCCGCTGCCTCACGAGCGCGGAGCTGCGGCGGCTCTGGTCCGCCGACGGCGGTGGGACGGGGCAGCCTGCCCGTACGTGGCAGGACGTCCGCGACGACCTGCCCGCGACCACGCTGGTCCCGTTTGCGCCCGGGCCGGCCAGCGGGACCGGCGACGTGTTCGTCGAGGCGGTCCTCGAGGGGGCGCCCCAGCGCGAGGACGCCGCCCGCAGCGAGGACGACGCCGTCATCGTCGACGGGGTCGCCGCCAGCCCCGGCGGGGTCGGGTACGTGCCGCTCGCGTACGCGGCGGGCAGCGACGACGTCCGGGCCGTCGCGCTCGACACCGGCGCGGGCTGCGTCGCCCCGGACGCCGGTGCCGTCGCGGACGGCACGTACCCGCTCGCCCGCGAGCTCGCGGTCGTCGTCGACGGGTCGACGTGGCGCGAGGAGCGTGTGGTGCGCGGCCTCGTCGAGCACCTCGTCCGTCGGGCCGACGACCTCGCGCGGCAGGTCGGCGACGTCCCCCGCTCGCCCGCGCAGCGCACGGCGGCGTTGGCCCCCCTGCAGGGCCGGGACGCGACCGGCCCCGCCCCGAGCCCCCCGTAG
- the pstB gene encoding phosphate ABC transporter ATP-binding protein PstB yields MSKRIEVNSLDIYYGKFKAVEDVSMVIEPRSVTAFIGPSGCGKSTFIRSLNRMHEAIRGAYVTGEVLVDGQNLYAPSTDPVDVRRQIGMVFQRPNPFPTMSIYDNVIAGYKLNARRMKKSVADEKVEKALQGANLWNEVKDRLSESGSSLSGGQQQRLCIARAIAVEPEVLLMDEPCSALDPISTLAIEDLIQELKEQYTIVIVTHNMQQAARVSDRTAFFNIAGTGKPGKLIEMDSTDVMFSTPKVQATNDYISGRFG; encoded by the coding sequence GTGTCCAAGCGCATCGAGGTCAACTCCCTCGACATCTACTACGGCAAGTTCAAGGCCGTCGAGGACGTCTCCATGGTCATCGAGCCCCGCTCGGTGACGGCGTTCATCGGCCCCTCCGGCTGCGGCAAGTCGACGTTCATCCGGTCCCTCAACCGCATGCACGAGGCGATCCGCGGCGCCTACGTCACCGGCGAGGTCCTCGTCGACGGGCAGAACCTCTACGCCCCCTCGACCGACCCGGTCGACGTCCGGCGTCAGATCGGCATGGTCTTCCAGCGCCCGAACCCGTTCCCCACGATGTCGATCTACGACAACGTCATCGCCGGGTACAAGCTCAACGCCCGCCGCATGAAGAAGTCCGTCGCCGACGAGAAGGTCGAGAAGGCCCTCCAGGGCGCCAACCTGTGGAACGAGGTGAAGGACCGGCTGTCGGAGTCGGGCTCGAGCCTGTCCGGCGGTCAGCAGCAGCGCCTGTGCATCGCCCGCGCCATCGCCGTCGAGCCCGAGGTGCTCCTCATGGACGAGCCGTGCTCCGCGCTCGACCCGATCTCCACCCTCGCCATCGAGGACCTCATCCAGGAGCTCAAGGAGCAGTACACGATCGTCATCGTCACCCACAACATGCAGCAGGCCGCGCGGGTGAGCGACCGGACGGCGTTCTTCAACATCGCGGGCACCGGCAAGCCCGGCAAGCTCATCGAGATGGACAGCACGGACGTCATGTTCAGCACGCCCAAGGTGCAGGCGACGAACGACTACATCTCCGGCCGTTTCGGCTGA
- the pstA gene encoding phosphate ABC transporter permease PstA gives MSTPRETETQRTGPLDTGSRPGPADTSGLTPERFGAPKPAGPPPPPAGTGLGATSGTLPRRLPQALLLLSAVLSTAVLFLFGAFSFTGAAALTAVVYMLGIYVLARSTEGPRRAKDRVVTALVTVAFVLAMAPLLSLVWTVVSNGIARFDVAFFTETMAGVVGEGGGAAHAIVGTLVVTGIAALISIPVGVLAAVWLVEYGRGPLKAAITFLVDVMTGIPSIVAGLFAVALFITLTDNPGHRSGIAGAMALAVLMTPVVIRSVEEMLKLVPDELREASYALGVPRWRTITKVVIPTSIGGIAAGITIAVARVIGETAPLLITLGFTVGFNFDATEGRMSTLPVFAYDQFVRRGLPPEAFLDRAWTAALVLILIVMLLNGIGRLVAFLFAPTTGR, from the coding sequence ATGAGCACCCCTCGCGAGACCGAGACCCAGCGCACCGGCCCGCTCGACACGGGCAGCCGTCCCGGCCCGGCCGACACCAGCGGGCTCACCCCGGAGCGCTTCGGGGCGCCGAAGCCCGCCGGCCCGCCGCCCCCGCCGGCCGGCACGGGCCTCGGCGCGACGTCGGGCACCCTGCCCCGGCGCCTGCCGCAGGCGCTCCTCCTGCTGTCGGCGGTGCTGTCGACCGCCGTCCTCTTCCTCTTCGGCGCGTTCTCCTTCACCGGCGCGGCCGCGCTCACGGCCGTCGTCTACATGCTGGGGATCTACGTCCTCGCCCGCTCCACCGAGGGGCCGCGCCGCGCCAAGGACCGGGTCGTCACCGCCCTCGTCACCGTCGCGTTCGTCCTCGCGATGGCACCGCTGCTGTCCCTCGTGTGGACCGTCGTGTCGAACGGCATCGCCCGCTTCGACGTCGCCTTCTTCACCGAGACGATGGCCGGCGTCGTCGGCGAGGGCGGCGGGGCGGCCCACGCGATCGTCGGCACGCTCGTCGTCACCGGCATCGCCGCGCTCATCTCGATCCCCGTCGGCGTCCTCGCCGCCGTGTGGCTCGTGGAGTACGGGCGCGGCCCGCTGAAGGCGGCCATCACGTTCCTCGTCGACGTCATGACGGGTATCCCGTCCATCGTCGCGGGCCTGTTCGCCGTCGCGCTCTTCATCACGCTCACGGACAACCCGGGGCACCGCTCCGGCATCGCCGGCGCGATGGCCCTCGCGGTCCTCATGACGCCGGTCGTCATCCGGTCGGTCGAGGAGATGCTCAAGCTCGTGCCGGACGAGCTCCGCGAGGCCAGCTACGCCCTCGGCGTGCCGCGCTGGCGGACCATCACGAAGGTCGTCATCCCGACGTCGATCGGCGGCATCGCCGCGGGCATCACCATCGCCGTCGCCCGTGTCATCGGCGAGACGGCGCCGCTGCTCATCACCCTCGGCTTCACCGTCGGCTTCAACTTCGACGCCACCGAGGGCCGGATGTCGACCCTGCCCGTCTTCGCCTACGACCAGTTCGTCCGTCGGGGCCTGCCGCCCGAGGCGTTCCTCGACCGGGCGTGGACGGCGGCCCTGGTCCTCATCCTCATCGTCATGCTCCTCAACGGCATCGGCCGTCTCGTCGCCTTCCTGTTCGCCCCCACAACCGGACGCTGA
- the pstC gene encoding phosphate ABC transporter permease subunit PstC, with translation MTTDTQPAAPAAARSAPQRPGDRIFSGTALVAALLILVTLAAVAIFLTLEGLPALTADPEEITGENGFRSYVVPLLFGSVLVSILALLFAAPVAVGIALYISHYAPRAVAKTFGYVIDLLAAIPSVVFGFWGVVVFGQYLVPGFQWLEANLGFIPLFAGPTATSGRVMLTAALVLAVMILPIMTAVCREVFLQTPRLHEEAALALGATRWEMIQMAVLPYGRSGVISGAMLGLGRALGETLAVTLILSVNPAIMTFNLISSENPSTIPANIALNFPEATGLGVSELIATGLVLFVLTFAVNYAARWVASRGFSGAAG, from the coding sequence ATGACGACTGACACCCAGCCGGCAGCGCCGGCTGCCGCGCGCTCGGCTCCGCAGCGCCCCGGCGACCGGATCTTCTCCGGGACCGCGCTGGTCGCGGCGCTGCTCATCCTCGTCACGCTCGCCGCGGTCGCGATCTTCCTCACGCTCGAGGGCCTGCCGGCCCTGACGGCGGATCCCGAGGAGATCACGGGCGAGAACGGCTTCCGCTCCTACGTCGTCCCGCTGCTGTTCGGCTCGGTCCTCGTGTCGATCCTGGCGCTGCTCTTCGCGGCGCCGGTGGCCGTCGGGATCGCCCTCTACATCTCGCACTACGCGCCGCGGGCGGTGGCGAAGACCTTCGGGTACGTCATCGACCTGCTCGCGGCCATCCCCAGCGTCGTCTTCGGCTTCTGGGGCGTCGTCGTGTTCGGGCAGTACCTCGTGCCGGGCTTCCAGTGGCTCGAGGCGAACCTCGGCTTCATCCCGCTCTTCGCGGGCCCCACGGCGACGTCGGGACGCGTCATGCTCACCGCCGCGCTCGTGCTCGCGGTCATGATCCTGCCGATCATGACCGCCGTCTGCCGCGAGGTGTTCCTCCAGACGCCGCGCCTGCACGAGGAGGCCGCGCTCGCCCTCGGCGCCACGCGCTGGGAGATGATCCAGATGGCGGTGCTGCCGTACGGCCGCTCCGGCGTCATCTCCGGCGCGATGCTCGGCCTCGGCCGCGCGCTCGGCGAGACGCTCGCCGTCACGCTCATCCTCAGCGTCAACCCGGCGATCATGACGTTCAACCTCATCAGCTCCGAGAACCCCTCGACGATCCCCGCGAACATCGCCCTCAACTTCCCCGAGGCGACCGGGCTCGGGGTGAGCGAGCTCATCGCGACCGGCTTGGTGCTGTTCGTCCTCACCTTCGCCGTCAACTACGCCGCGCGGTGGGTCGCCTCCCGCGGCTTCTCGGGAGCCGCCGGATGA
- a CDS encoding extracellular solute-binding protein, whose product MKRSTLTRGLVPAAVVMSLALAACGGDEGDTDTGATTGAGDASAPAGEDTAAAGGGEELSGTLVGAGASSQQAAVQAWVAGYNGVQPGVTVNYDPIGSGGGRELWLGGGSDFAGSDAFLDDEELAAVADNGTCASDQVVELPLYISPVAVIFNLEGVDTVNMPPEVIAGVFAEEITTWDDPAIAEANPDVELPSTTITPVHRSDDSGTTENFTSYLDVVAGDVWTFGEVETWPSELGGEAAPQTAGVVQAVQAGDGYIGYADASQAGELGTVAVGVGEEFVPFSPEAAATVLDVSERVEGRSETDLAIDLARDTQESGAYPIILVSYHIACADYSDDEKATLVKDYLSYVASPEGQQAAADNAGSAPISDTLREDVQAAIDAIQ is encoded by the coding sequence GTGAAGCGCTCCACCCTGACCCGCGGCCTCGTCCCGGCCGCCGTCGTGATGTCGCTCGCCCTGGCCGCGTGCGGTGGCGACGAGGGCGACACCGACACCGGCGCGACCACCGGTGCCGGTGACGCCTCCGCCCCCGCGGGCGAGGACACCGCCGCCGCCGGAGGCGGCGAGGAGCTGTCCGGCACGCTCGTCGGCGCCGGCGCGAGCTCGCAGCAGGCGGCCGTCCAGGCGTGGGTCGCCGGCTACAACGGCGTCCAGCCCGGCGTCACGGTCAACTACGACCCCATCGGCTCCGGCGGCGGTCGCGAGCTGTGGCTCGGCGGCGGCTCCGACTTCGCCGGTTCCGACGCCTTCCTGGACGACGAGGAGCTGGCCGCGGTCGCCGACAACGGCACGTGCGCCAGCGACCAGGTCGTCGAGCTCCCCCTCTACATCTCCCCCGTCGCGGTGATCTTCAACCTCGAGGGCGTCGACACCGTCAACATGCCGCCGGAGGTCATCGCCGGGGTCTTCGCCGAGGAGATCACGACGTGGGACGACCCGGCGATCGCCGAGGCCAACCCGGACGTCGAGCTCCCGAGCACGACCATCACCCCCGTCCACCGCTCCGACGACTCCGGCACCACGGAGAACTTCACGTCGTACCTCGACGTCGTCGCCGGTGACGTGTGGACCTTCGGGGAGGTCGAGACGTGGCCGAGCGAGCTCGGCGGCGAGGCCGCCCCGCAGACCGCGGGCGTCGTCCAGGCCGTCCAGGCCGGCGACGGCTACATCGGCTACGCGGACGCCTCGCAGGCCGGTGAGCTGGGCACCGTCGCCGTCGGCGTCGGCGAGGAGTTCGTGCCGTTCTCCCCGGAGGCCGCCGCGACCGTCCTCGACGTGTCGGAGCGGGTCGAGGGCCGGTCCGAGACCGACCTCGCGATCGACCTCGCCCGCGACACCCAGGAGTCGGGCGCGTACCCCATCATCCTCGTGAGCTACCACATCGCGTGCGCGGACTACTCCGACGACGAGAAGGCCACCCTCGTGAAGGACTACCTGTCGTACGTCGCGAGCCCGGAGGGCCAGCAGGCCGCCGCGGACAACGCCGGCTCGGCGCCCATCTCGGACACCCTCCGCGAGGACGTCCAGGCGGCCATCGACGCCATCCAGTGA